A window of Microbacterium luteolum contains these coding sequences:
- the galT gene encoding galactose-1-phosphate uridylyltransferase produces MNTDNLAELRTETLGAGVVKRATTLADGRDLIYYDDPETTLGAERAVDARTLDPRPETATMRLDVLTGDWITVAANRQNRVMMPSASADPLAPQTPDNPSEVPSLYDVAVFENRSPAFGPALAEALGTAPAAANPPRGLDDLEALGLGRTRTSVGRCEVVCFSPEHSGSFGTQSVTRARTVIEAWADRTAALSKLPGIEQIFPFENRGEAIGVTLPHPHGQIYAYPYVTPRTTRLLDSIDRTAPDLFQHILEFEQASERVVFRGEHWTAFVPFAARWPLEVHLMPHRHVPDFAETTDAERDELAPLYLRLLSGVDALYDSPTPYIAAWHQAPVNVGRESVRLHLQLTSPRRAADKLKFLAGSEAAMWAWAAEVTPEQGAARIREAIERAATEESLSPSTDGEVSA; encoded by the coding sequence GTGAACACGGATAATCTTGCGGAGTTGCGCACAGAGACCCTCGGCGCCGGCGTCGTCAAGCGCGCCACGACCCTGGCCGACGGCCGCGACCTGATCTACTACGACGACCCGGAGACGACGCTCGGAGCCGAGCGCGCCGTCGACGCACGCACGCTCGACCCTCGCCCCGAGACCGCGACGATGCGCCTCGACGTGCTCACGGGCGACTGGATCACGGTCGCCGCGAACCGCCAGAACCGGGTCATGATGCCGAGCGCCTCGGCCGACCCGCTCGCGCCGCAGACGCCCGACAACCCGTCCGAGGTGCCGTCCCTCTACGACGTCGCCGTGTTCGAGAACCGCTCCCCCGCGTTCGGCCCCGCGCTGGCCGAGGCACTCGGCACGGCTCCCGCCGCCGCCAACCCTCCGCGCGGCCTCGACGACCTCGAAGCCCTCGGCCTCGGCCGCACCCGCACCTCGGTCGGTCGCTGCGAGGTCGTCTGCTTCAGCCCCGAGCACTCCGGGTCCTTCGGCACGCAGTCCGTGACGCGCGCCCGCACCGTGATCGAGGCCTGGGCGGATCGCACCGCCGCCCTCTCGAAGCTCCCCGGCATCGAGCAGATCTTCCCGTTCGAGAACCGGGGCGAGGCGATCGGCGTGACGCTCCCGCATCCGCACGGCCAGATCTACGCCTACCCCTACGTGACGCCGCGCACCACGCGCCTGCTGGATTCGATCGACCGCACCGCACCCGACCTGTTCCAGCACATCCTCGAATTCGAGCAGGCGTCCGAGCGCGTGGTCTTCCGCGGGGAGCACTGGACGGCGTTCGTGCCGTTCGCCGCGCGCTGGCCCCTGGAGGTGCACCTGATGCCGCACCGTCACGTGCCCGATTTCGCCGAGACGACGGATGCCGAGCGCGACGAGCTCGCCCCGCTGTACCTGCGCCTGCTGTCCGGTGTCGATGCGCTCTACGACTCCCCGACGCCGTACATCGCCGCGTGGCACCAGGCGCCGGTGAACGTCGGACGAGAGAGCGTGCGCCTGCACCTGCAGCTCACCAGCCCGCGCCGCGCCGCCGACAAGCTGAAGTTCCTCGCCGGGTCCGAGGCCGCGATGTGGGCCTGGGCCGCCGAGGTCACCCCTGAACAGGGGGCCGCCCGCATCCGCGAGGCGATCGAACGCGCAGCGACCGAAGAGTCCCTGAGCCCGTCGACGGATGGCGAGGTGTCCGCATGA
- a CDS encoding DUF202 domain-containing protein, with amino-acid sequence MTAPPFDRGLQPERSELAWRRTGLAFAVTSIVALRLLPAVFDDARWVVAGVVGVLLSTVLWTLSRRRGRRTSEALRAQGLRARLPGGGLVFAVSLGLSVVGAAGIVVVLTAATSRG; translated from the coding sequence GTGACGGCGCCGCCGTTCGATCGGGGCCTGCAGCCCGAGCGTTCGGAACTCGCGTGGCGGCGCACCGGTCTGGCGTTCGCCGTCACGTCGATCGTGGCGCTGCGCCTGCTCCCCGCGGTCTTCGACGATGCCCGCTGGGTCGTCGCCGGCGTGGTCGGCGTGCTGCTCTCGACAGTCCTGTGGACGCTCTCGCGGCGCCGAGGCCGACGCACGTCCGAGGCGCTCCGGGCACAGGGCCTCCGTGCGCGGCTGCCCGGAGGAGGCCTGGTCTTCGCCGTCTCGTTGGGGTTGAGCGTGGTCGGAGCCGCCGGGATCGTGGTCGTCCTCACCGCCGCGACCTCGCGCGGGTGA
- a CDS encoding carbohydrate ABC transporter permease, translating to MSVTTASRRTTGTRAAAGRTARRREALAGILFVLPTLAIFALFKFLPIAGAGAMSLTRYRLNGDIEFLGVDNYTRLFADPHFWQSLWVTLLYVVFFVPLIIVVSLAGAVLLNRLLRLSGLFRALLFVPYLSSFVLAGIVWKWIFASDGPLNTVITSVGLEPVPFLTGDQWLVLASLALVAVWKGFGYSMLIFLAGLKAQPAEVHEAATIDGAGPWKSFWHITLPLLKPVLFFVLVIETIVGFQVFDTIYVMTGGGPARASYSLIYFLYDQGFKFFDFGYAAAVGIVLFVIVLILSLIQRGFFERKERS from the coding sequence ATGTCCGTCACCACCGCATCGCGCCGCACCACCGGCACCCGTGCCGCTGCGGGCCGCACCGCTCGCCGCCGCGAGGCGCTGGCCGGCATCCTGTTCGTCCTGCCGACCCTCGCGATCTTCGCCCTGTTCAAGTTCCTGCCGATCGCCGGAGCCGGGGCGATGAGTCTGACCCGGTACCGGCTCAACGGCGACATCGAGTTCCTCGGCGTCGACAACTACACCCGGCTGTTCGCTGATCCGCACTTCTGGCAGAGCCTGTGGGTCACGCTGCTCTACGTCGTGTTCTTCGTGCCGCTGATCATCGTCGTCTCGCTCGCCGGGGCCGTGCTGCTGAACCGACTGCTGCGACTGAGCGGGCTGTTCCGCGCCCTGCTGTTCGTGCCCTACCTGAGCTCCTTCGTCCTCGCCGGCATCGTCTGGAAATGGATCTTCGCCTCCGACGGCCCGCTGAACACCGTGATCACCTCGGTCGGACTGGAGCCGGTGCCGTTCCTCACCGGAGACCAGTGGCTCGTGCTGGCGAGCCTCGCGCTCGTCGCCGTCTGGAAGGGCTTCGGGTACTCCATGCTCATCTTCCTCGCGGGCCTCAAGGCGCAGCCCGCCGAAGTTCACGAGGCGGCGACCATCGACGGAGCGGGGCCGTGGAAGTCGTTCTGGCACATCACTCTTCCCCTGCTCAAGCCGGTGCTGTTCTTCGTCCTCGTGATCGAGACGATCGTCGGATTCCAGGTGTTCGACACGATCTACGTGATGACCGGCGGCGGCCCCGCCCGCGCGAGCTACAGCCTCATCTACTTCCTCTACGACCAGGGGTTCAAGTTCTTCGACTTCGGATACGCGGCGGCGGTCGGCATCGTGCTGTTCGTCATCGTTCTCATCCTCTCCCTCATCCAGCGGGGATTCTTCGAAAGGAAGGAGCGGTCATGA
- the galE gene encoding UDP-glucose 4-epimerase GalE: MSWIVTGGAGYIGSHVVRALADAGLTPVVLDDLSSGVPSFVPEGVPFVQGSILDRDLVEKALRDHDADGVIHVAGFKYAGVSVQRPLHTYAQNVEGTRIILEAMEAAGVANIVFSSSAAVFGTPDVALVEEDTAKKPASPYGESKLIGEWLLRDQAIATADSAHPLRHTSLRYFNVVGSADPTVYDVSPHNLFPIVFEALIAGKTPKIFGDDYATEDGTNVRDYVHVGDIAAAHVEAAKRLAGGEPIEAAYNLGSGDGLSVKQIMDAVARVTGIDFTPEIGPRRPGDPDRIVATGELAARDLDWKMRYSVDEMVRTGWDARRSAS; this comes from the coding sequence ATGTCCTGGATCGTCACCGGCGGCGCCGGCTACATCGGATCCCACGTCGTCCGCGCTCTCGCGGATGCCGGCCTGACCCCCGTCGTCCTCGACGACCTGTCCAGCGGAGTCCCGTCATTCGTTCCGGAGGGCGTGCCCTTCGTGCAGGGCAGCATCCTCGATCGCGACCTCGTCGAGAAGGCGCTGCGCGATCATGATGCGGACGGCGTGATCCACGTCGCCGGTTTCAAGTACGCCGGCGTCTCGGTGCAGCGCCCGCTGCACACGTACGCACAGAACGTCGAGGGCACGCGCATCATCCTCGAGGCCATGGAGGCCGCGGGCGTCGCCAACATCGTCTTCTCCTCGTCGGCCGCCGTGTTCGGCACGCCTGACGTCGCCCTCGTCGAAGAGGACACCGCGAAGAAGCCGGCCAGCCCCTACGGGGAGTCCAAGCTCATCGGCGAATGGCTGCTGCGCGACCAGGCGATCGCGACCGCCGATTCCGCGCACCCGCTGCGCCACACGTCGCTGCGCTACTTCAATGTCGTCGGATCCGCCGACCCGACGGTCTACGACGTCAGCCCGCACAACCTCTTCCCGATCGTCTTCGAAGCACTGATCGCAGGGAAGACCCCGAAGATCTTCGGCGACGACTACGCCACGGAAGACGGCACCAACGTGCGCGACTACGTGCACGTCGGCGACATCGCGGCCGCGCACGTCGAGGCGGCGAAGCGCCTGGCCGGTGGTGAGCCCATCGAAGCCGCCTACAACCTCGGCTCCGGCGACGGCCTCAGCGTGAAGCAGATCATGGATGCCGTGGCCCGCGTGACCGGCATCGACTTCACCCCCGAGATCGGGCCGCGTCGCCCCGGCGACCCCGACCGCATCGTCGCCACCGGAGAGCTCGCAGCGCGCGACCTCGACTGGAAGATGCGGTACTCGGTGGACGAGATGGTGCGGACGGGCTGGGACGCTCGGCGTTCGGCTTCTTAG
- a CDS encoding LacI family DNA-binding transcriptional regulator, producing the protein MPVTAPHSRSPRPSSGRVSMAMVASRAGVSGQTVSRVVNDSPRVDPDTRARVEQAMSELGYRPHRAARALRTGRSQTIGLVVTTLATVGNSRMLQATAEAAAERGYALMVATAADGVASAFERLAEQEVDGAIVLNEASAQVSADEHPAGLRLVMVDAPTDAGFTAVHSDHHGGAAAATAHLLELGHGTVHHLAGPADSYAAAERERGWRETLSAAGIDAPEIVRGDWTADAGFSAGAALAAASAVFCANDQMALGLLRALAESGRRVPEDVSVIGFDDVPDAANYRPPLTTIRQDFTALAQRTVGALVAEIEGEDAEGEDAGGAAASVVPTLLVARASTAAR; encoded by the coding sequence ATGCCGGTGACCGCCCCCCACTCACGCTCACCTCGCCCGTCGTCCGGTCGCGTGTCGATGGCGATGGTCGCCTCCCGCGCCGGTGTCTCCGGGCAGACCGTGTCGCGGGTGGTCAACGACAGTCCCCGTGTCGACCCGGACACCAGGGCCCGCGTGGAACAGGCGATGTCCGAACTCGGCTACCGCCCGCACCGCGCCGCCCGCGCGCTGCGCACCGGCCGGTCGCAGACGATCGGCCTCGTGGTCACGACCCTCGCCACGGTCGGAAACTCCCGGATGCTGCAGGCCACGGCCGAAGCAGCGGCGGAGCGCGGCTACGCCCTCATGGTCGCGACGGCGGCCGACGGGGTCGCCTCCGCCTTCGAGCGTCTGGCCGAGCAGGAGGTCGACGGGGCCATCGTGCTCAACGAGGCGTCCGCTCAGGTCTCCGCGGACGAGCACCCTGCGGGACTGCGCCTCGTCATGGTCGACGCGCCGACGGATGCCGGGTTCACGGCCGTGCACAGCGACCACCATGGCGGAGCGGCCGCCGCGACCGCGCATCTGCTCGAGCTCGGACACGGCACCGTGCATCACCTCGCCGGCCCTGCCGACTCGTACGCCGCGGCCGAGCGCGAGCGCGGATGGCGCGAGACGCTCTCCGCCGCCGGGATCGATGCGCCCGAGATCGTCCGTGGTGACTGGACCGCCGACGCCGGGTTCAGCGCCGGTGCTGCCCTGGCTGCGGCATCCGCCGTGTTCTGCGCCAACGACCAGATGGCGCTCGGTCTGCTGCGCGCGCTCGCCGAGTCGGGCCGGCGCGTGCCGGAGGACGTCAGCGTGATCGGCTTCGACGACGTACCGGATGCCGCGAACTACCGCCCGCCGCTGACCACGATCCGCCAGGACTTCACGGCCCTCGCTCAGCGCACCGTCGGTGCCCTGGTCGCAGAGATCGAGGGCGAGGATGCCGAGGGGGAGGATGCCGGGGGAGCGGCGGCATCCGTCGTGCCGACACTGCTCGTCGCGCGCGCCAGTACGGCCGCGCGCTGA
- a CDS encoding carbohydrate ABC transporter permease: protein MTSTAMTPAAAADSIRPSSPAPGTKRPRRRRSTGQTWTLVALILISLFTVAPLIAVVILALSPADAPTIPHAIPEALTFDNIIRIFRVGEFPLWVWNSVVYSVVSVVIVLFTAAMAAYALARKRFPGRNALLWSIIATLMVPMQATLIPTFILVAGAGGVNTLWGLILPTLANAQAVFLIRQFVMDMPDELFDAARIDGAGEWRTFVSIVLPLIKPVLATLAIFVFLWHWNDLLWPLVVGQSDEARTLTVGLATLNTETVSTSNIMAAALISFVPCFLIFIFLQRHIVESITASGIKG from the coding sequence ATGACCTCGACCGCCATGACTCCCGCCGCAGCCGCGGACAGCATCCGTCCGTCCTCGCCCGCACCGGGCACGAAGCGCCCGCGTCGACGCCGCAGCACGGGCCAGACCTGGACGCTGGTCGCGCTCATCCTGATCTCGCTGTTCACCGTCGCCCCGCTGATCGCGGTCGTGATCCTCGCGCTGTCGCCCGCCGACGCACCGACGATCCCGCATGCGATCCCCGAGGCGCTCACCTTCGACAACATCATCCGGATCTTCCGGGTCGGCGAGTTCCCGCTCTGGGTGTGGAACTCGGTCGTCTACTCGGTGGTGTCGGTCGTCATCGTGCTCTTCACCGCGGCGATGGCCGCGTATGCCCTCGCCCGCAAGCGGTTCCCGGGGCGCAACGCCCTGCTGTGGTCGATCATCGCGACCCTCATGGTCCCGATGCAGGCGACGCTGATCCCGACGTTCATCCTCGTCGCCGGAGCGGGAGGCGTGAACACCCTGTGGGGCCTGATCCTGCCGACGCTCGCGAACGCGCAGGCCGTCTTCCTGATCCGGCAGTTCGTGATGGACATGCCGGACGAGCTCTTCGACGCCGCCCGCATCGATGGCGCCGGCGAGTGGCGCACGTTCGTCTCGATCGTCCTGCCGCTGATCAAGCCGGTGCTCGCGACCCTCGCGATCTTCGTCTTCCTCTGGCACTGGAACGACCTGCTCTGGCCGCTCGTCGTCGGCCAGTCCGACGAGGCGCGGACGCTCACGGTGGGGCTCGCGACGCTCAACACCGAGACGGTCTCGACGTCGAACATCATGGCGGCGGCGCTGATCAGCTTCGTCCCCTGCTTCCTGATCTTCATCTTCCTGCAGCGCCACATCGTCGAGAGCATCACGGCGAGCGGGATCAAGGGATGA
- the galK gene encoding galactokinase, with protein MTLSETHETETQDAARTLFVELTGREPDGLWSAPGRVNLIGEHTDYNDGFVLPFAIPHRTVAAVGLRDDDRGRIRVASTFAAEPVEVALDDLDGLFPTASGAKPAVPEWAAYPLGVAWALRQALATDGADHPFRGMDIAIASDVPVGAGLSSSAAIEGATASALNDLWAAGLDRTALARVGRRAENEAVGAPTGIMDQMASMLGEPDAAIFLDCRSLEAQLVPLGVAEAGLAILVMDTRVEHAHSTGGYRERRASCELGAEIMGVPALRDVSVDDLPRAAELLDDVTFRRVRHIVTENQRVLDTVRVLREEGARAIGDLLVASHVSMRDDFEISVPELDTAVDAALAAGALGARMTGGGFGGAAIALIERDAVAGVSEAVTAAFAASGFTAPVLFTVTPSAGAHRDA; from the coding sequence ATGACTCTTTCCGAGACGCACGAGACCGAGACGCAGGATGCCGCACGCACCCTGTTCGTCGAGCTGACCGGCCGCGAGCCCGACGGGCTCTGGTCGGCGCCGGGACGGGTGAACCTCATCGGCGAACACACCGACTACAACGACGGCTTCGTCCTCCCGTTCGCGATCCCGCACCGTACGGTCGCCGCGGTCGGCCTCCGCGATGACGACCGCGGCCGCATCCGGGTCGCGTCGACCTTCGCGGCGGAGCCGGTCGAGGTCGCGCTCGACGACCTCGACGGACTGTTCCCCACTGCCTCCGGCGCGAAGCCCGCCGTGCCGGAGTGGGCCGCCTACCCGCTCGGCGTCGCGTGGGCGCTCCGCCAGGCGCTCGCGACGGACGGCGCCGACCATCCGTTCCGCGGGATGGACATCGCGATCGCCTCGGACGTGCCGGTCGGCGCGGGGCTCTCGTCCTCCGCCGCGATCGAGGGTGCCACGGCATCCGCCCTCAACGACCTCTGGGCGGCCGGGCTCGACCGCACCGCCCTCGCCCGCGTCGGCCGTCGCGCCGAGAACGAGGCGGTCGGCGCCCCGACGGGGATCATGGACCAGATGGCCTCGATGCTCGGTGAGCCGGATGCCGCGATCTTCCTCGACTGCCGCTCGCTGGAGGCGCAGCTCGTGCCGCTCGGTGTCGCCGAAGCCGGGCTCGCGATCCTCGTGATGGACACGCGCGTCGAGCACGCGCACTCCACAGGCGGTTACCGGGAGCGCCGCGCGTCGTGCGAGCTCGGCGCCGAGATCATGGGCGTCCCGGCACTCCGGGACGTGTCGGTCGACGACCTCCCCCGTGCCGCGGAGCTGCTGGACGACGTGACCTTCCGTCGCGTGCGGCACATCGTCACCGAGAACCAGCGCGTGCTCGACACCGTACGGGTGCTCCGCGAAGAGGGCGCGCGCGCGATCGGCGACCTGCTCGTCGCCTCGCACGTCTCGATGCGCGACGACTTCGAGATCTCCGTCCCGGAGCTGGACACGGCGGTCGACGCGGCGCTGGCGGCCGGCGCGCTCGGCGCGCGCATGACCGGCGGAGGATTCGGCGGGGCGGCGATCGCCCTGATCGAACGGGATGCCGTGGCGGGCGTATCGGAGGCCGTCACCGCGGCGTTCGCGGCATCCGGTTTCACCGCCCCGGTGCTCTTCACGGTCACGCCGTCCGCCGGCGCGCACCGCGACGCCTGA
- a CDS encoding YidH family protein: MSTSNRFPASVYRYGHEADARFTLANERTFLAWVRTGLALIAGGVALELLGLDLHPGLRLAASLVLVTAGTVIPALAWLGWCRTERALREDTALPGSALSALLAAVVAVAGALVLLSMVLR; this comes from the coding sequence ATGAGCACGAGCAACCGATTCCCGGCATCCGTCTACCGATACGGTCACGAGGCGGACGCGAGGTTCACCCTCGCGAACGAGCGCACCTTCCTCGCCTGGGTCCGCACCGGTCTCGCCCTGATCGCCGGTGGCGTCGCACTGGAGCTCCTCGGGCTCGATCTCCACCCGGGGCTGCGGCTCGCCGCGTCGCTCGTGCTCGTCACCGCCGGCACGGTCATCCCCGCCCTGGCATGGCTCGGATGGTGCCGCACCGAACGGGCGCTGCGCGAGGATACGGCGCTGCCCGGCTCGGCCCTGAGCGCGCTGCTCGCGGCCGTCGTCGCGGTCGCGGGAGCGCTGGTGCTCCTGTCGATGGTCCTGCGGTGA
- a CDS encoding formylglycine-generating enzyme family protein produces MPAGRFVMGDSTGDANRGDGEEPRHPVALNGFSIDATTVTNDDFARFVADTGYRTEAETFGYSAVFHLAVAARESDIMGPAAMTPWWIGVRGADWRHPGGRLSDAVDDGLGDHPVVHVNWNDAAAYADWAGRRLPSEAEWEYAARGGLDGARYPWGDEGVDDGGWRANIWQGRFPTENTMEDGHLTTAPADAFAPNGYGLHQAVGNVWEWCRDWYSASAYTEATTTSPTGPVHGTERVLRGGSYLCHDSYCNRYRNSARSHNTPDSSMGNAGFRTVSR; encoded by the coding sequence ATCCCCGCCGGACGCTTCGTCATGGGCGACTCGACCGGTGACGCCAACCGGGGCGACGGCGAGGAGCCACGGCATCCGGTGGCCCTCAACGGGTTCTCGATCGATGCCACGACCGTGACGAACGACGACTTCGCACGCTTCGTGGCAGACACCGGGTACCGCACCGAAGCGGAGACCTTCGGATACTCCGCGGTCTTCCATCTCGCGGTCGCCGCACGCGAGAGCGACATCATGGGCCCTGCGGCGATGACGCCGTGGTGGATCGGCGTCCGCGGTGCCGACTGGCGCCATCCCGGCGGGCGACTCTCGGATGCCGTGGACGACGGCCTCGGGGACCATCCTGTCGTTCACGTGAACTGGAACGACGCGGCAGCCTACGCCGACTGGGCCGGACGCCGGCTGCCGAGCGAAGCCGAATGGGAGTACGCCGCGCGCGGCGGGCTCGACGGCGCCCGATACCCCTGGGGCGACGAGGGCGTCGACGACGGCGGCTGGCGGGCGAACATCTGGCAGGGGCGCTTCCCGACCGAGAACACGATGGAGGACGGACACCTGACCACGGCACCCGCCGATGCGTTCGCCCCCAACGGCTACGGACTGCACCAGGCCGTGGGGAACGTCTGGGAGTGGTGCCGGGACTGGTACTCGGCGAGCGCCTACACGGAGGCCACCACCACATCGCCGACTGGCCCGGTTCACGGTACCGAGCGCGTCCTGCGCGGCGGCAGCTACCTGTGCCACGACTCCTACTGCAACCGGTACCGGAACTCCGCCCGCTCGCACAACACGCCCGACTCCTCGATGGGCAACGCGGGCTTCCGGACCGTCAGCAGATGA
- a CDS encoding gfo/Idh/MocA family oxidoreductase, with the protein MTSPQPIRFGLIGVDSSHARQFTRLFGDGRSGRVLGGVVATAWKAPTSADFPPSRDRNDENARALSEAGVLLRDSPEAVAEASDALLLVSSDVRTRREQFARIAPSGKPVYVDTRFAVDAQEARHMLQLAADSGCLVLSGSPKRFTPEFLALPAAEIESIELRGPLVVQPGHPGLSWYGVHLVDLAVALFGPGCALVEPRGTGVRLVWPDGRNATLSGPAEWDPWTHGRARTATGEIGFAIESEEDMLTGLLESVVRSCRSGESNIDPAEIVAISEIVAAGSEALANRLPLALTKPAPDTGGR; encoded by the coding sequence ATGACGAGTCCGCAGCCGATCCGCTTCGGCCTGATCGGCGTCGACTCCTCGCACGCGCGGCAGTTCACGCGCCTGTTCGGCGACGGCCGCTCCGGACGCGTGCTCGGCGGAGTCGTGGCGACGGCCTGGAAAGCACCGACCTCGGCGGACTTCCCGCCCAGTCGCGACCGCAACGACGAGAACGCGAGGGCTCTCTCCGAAGCCGGTGTGCTGCTGCGGGATTCACCGGAGGCCGTGGCCGAGGCATCCGACGCCCTGCTGCTGGTGTCCTCCGACGTGCGCACGCGGCGCGAGCAGTTCGCCCGCATCGCCCCCTCGGGCAAGCCCGTGTATGTCGACACCAGGTTCGCGGTCGACGCGCAGGAGGCCAGGCACATGCTGCAGCTCGCCGCAGACTCCGGATGCCTGGTGCTCAGCGGCTCCCCGAAGCGATTCACGCCCGAGTTCCTCGCGCTGCCGGCCGCCGAGATCGAGTCGATCGAACTCCGCGGGCCCCTGGTCGTGCAGCCAGGGCATCCGGGTCTCTCCTGGTACGGCGTGCACCTCGTCGACCTCGCTGTGGCGCTCTTCGGGCCGGGGTGCGCGCTCGTCGAGCCCCGAGGCACCGGCGTGCGTCTGGTCTGGCCCGACGGGCGGAACGCGACGCTCAGCGGTCCCGCCGAGTGGGATCCGTGGACCCACGGGCGGGCACGGACGGCGACCGGCGAGATCGGGTTCGCGATCGAGTCGGAGGAGGACATGCTGACCGGTCTCCTCGAATCGGTCGTGCGGTCGTGCCGCAGCGGAGAGTCGAACATCGATCCCGCCGAGATCGTCGCGATCTCCGAGATCGTCGCCGCCGGCTCCGAGGCTCTGGCGAACCGCCTGCCCCTCGCTCTGACGAAACCTGCGCCGGATACCGGCGGCCGCTGA
- a CDS encoding MFS transporter, producing MTSLGGRLRERRLDAAPTRAQSIAFGASGFPTQLMAQTFSAFVVYFYVSHLAVPAGAVAVAMIAHGILNAVLNPVVGTLSDRLRTPWGRRVPWIGLGIVPLVVAFALVWMPPDLPVAGLIVWFLVVVAVYDIAFVVVVLNISALFPEIFRTTEERSRGNVPRQIFAILGMVLGTAGAPALYDAIGWPGMAIVLGGVCLVLLVWSFLGGMIERRAPDVGEARVAAPMRWRDQLTYTFRNRAFVPYVLGSLFVQTAIAVILAAIPFYVRYSLGADEGESSILLGAIFVTAIPSILLWSAVVRRTSPRTALLWSVAVFGIAVLGYVAPSNVLGAALVGVAVGVGVGGLLQLLEVMLAQIIDADAVRTGHRREGAYFGVNGFVVRGAVVLQAVVAAWVLTASGFDAGLEDAQPESVDGGIRLMLAVIPLGFTALAWLCFWLYPIRSRDV from the coding sequence ATGACGTCGCTGGGCGGACGGCTGCGCGAACGGCGGCTCGACGCCGCACCCACGCGAGCGCAGTCGATCGCCTTCGGGGCCTCCGGGTTCCCCACCCAGCTTATGGCGCAGACGTTCTCGGCGTTCGTCGTCTACTTCTACGTCTCGCATCTCGCGGTACCGGCAGGCGCGGTCGCCGTGGCGATGATCGCCCACGGCATCCTCAACGCGGTGCTGAACCCGGTCGTCGGAACGCTCTCCGACCGGCTGCGCACCCCGTGGGGTCGGCGCGTCCCGTGGATCGGTCTCGGCATCGTGCCCCTCGTCGTGGCCTTCGCCCTGGTGTGGATGCCGCCCGACCTCCCCGTCGCGGGGCTCATCGTCTGGTTCCTCGTCGTCGTCGCGGTCTACGACATCGCGTTCGTGGTGGTGGTGCTCAACATCTCCGCCCTGTTCCCCGAGATCTTCCGCACGACAGAGGAACGGTCCAGGGGGAACGTTCCGCGGCAGATCTTCGCGATCCTCGGCATGGTGCTCGGAACCGCCGGCGCCCCCGCCCTGTACGACGCGATCGGATGGCCGGGCATGGCCATCGTGCTCGGCGGCGTCTGCCTGGTGCTGCTCGTCTGGTCGTTCCTCGGCGGCATGATCGAGCGGCGCGCGCCCGACGTCGGCGAGGCTAGGGTCGCCGCCCCGATGCGCTGGCGCGACCAGCTGACCTACACGTTCCGCAACCGCGCGTTCGTCCCGTACGTCCTCGGGTCGCTGTTCGTGCAGACCGCGATCGCCGTGATCCTCGCCGCCATCCCCTTCTACGTGCGGTACTCGCTGGGCGCGGACGAGGGCGAGAGCAGCATCCTGCTCGGTGCGATCTTCGTCACCGCGATCCCCTCGATCCTGCTGTGGAGCGCGGTCGTGCGGCGCACCAGCCCGCGCACGGCCCTGCTGTGGAGCGTGGCCGTGTTCGGAATCGCCGTGCTCGGCTACGTCGCCCCGTCGAACGTGCTCGGCGCGGCCCTCGTCGGCGTGGCCGTCGGCGTCGGAGTCGGCGGGCTGCTGCAGCTGCTCGAGGTGATGCTCGCGCAGATCATCGATGCGGATGCCGTGCGCACCGGCCACCGCCGCGAAGGCGCCTACTTCGGGGTGAACGGCTTCGTGGTGCGCGGGGCGGTCGTGCTGCAGGCGGTGGTCGCGGCCTGGGTGCTGACGGCATCCGGATTCGACGCGGGTCTCGAGGATGCGCAACCGGAGTCCGTCGACGGCGGCATCCGGCTGATGCTCGCGGTGATCCCGCTCGGGTTCACCGCACTCGCCTGGCTCTGCTTCTGGCTCTACCCCATCCGTTCGCGCGACGTCTGA